A single region of the Cyclopterus lumpus isolate fCycLum1 chromosome 16, fCycLum1.pri, whole genome shotgun sequence genome encodes:
- the LOC117745537 gene encoding uncharacterized protein LOC117745537 encodes MKKTFACDESMIITIPIGSLRDAGEGQLMPEKFQCVYKDSYKVFAIKGKPKPLGAAQAIAGVFILALGLIFMTTEAFHLIYTLPSVLFVVCGILSYAAGHYPNMYVTKLSFSLNIVSFFWSIAAISLCFIHLHVSPTESSNKIHEGIKGLIVTLLVVEKLIALSLIYWLSKAVCRQHFNTLPIILLKHGD; translated from the exons atgaagaagaCTTTTGCATGTGATGAATCAATGATCATCACCATTCCCATCGGGAGTCTGAGAGACGCTGGAGAAGGTCAACTGATGCCGGAAAAGTTTCAGTGCGTGTACAAAGATTCCTACAAGGTCTTTGCTATCAAAGGGAAACCTAAACCTCTCGGA GCAGCCCAAGCCATCGCTGGTGTGTTCATTCTCGCGCTCGGCCTGATTTTTATGACCACAGAAGCGTTCCACTTAATCTACACTCTGCCCAGCGTTCTG TTTGTGGTCTGTGGCATCCTGTCCTATGCAGCTGGACATTATCCAAACATGTACGTG ACTAAGCTGTCATTCTCTCTGAACATCGTCAGCTTCTTCTGGTCAATTGCAGCAATTAGTTTATGCTTCATCCATCTTCATGTTTCACCAACAGAGAGCTCGAACAAG ATCCATGAAGGAATCAAAGGACTGATTGTGACTCTGCTGGTTGTTGAAAAGTTAATTGCCCTTTCCTTGATCTACTGGTTGAGTAAAGCTGTATGCAGACAACATTTCAATACTTTG CCCATCATACTGCTGAAACATGGAGACTGA
- the si:ch211-269k10.4 gene encoding uncharacterized protein si:ch211-269k10.4 produces the protein MACADVDMDIRGGDEAPRRAAPREPPMMQHYQALEVMPERKGPLHDLLQKQPAVLGSLQVVSGLFSVGVGILFAVTQEMQQSFLTLFRLSHLTGALFIIAGVVSNLLFKYPVLLPVSLVVNSGCIVIAAFSACLISVDLAHWSSENEQHLRMEVLELCVLGLEVSLSAILCFWFSKVKHTRSP, from the exons ATGGCCTGTGCCGATGTCGACATGGACATCCGTGGAGGCGATGAGGCGCCACGCAGAGCCGCGCCGAGGGAGCCGCCTATGATGCAACATTACCAGGCTTTAGAGGTCATGCCCGAACGCAAAGGGCCGCTGCACGACCTGCTGCAGAAACAACCTGCTGTGTTGGGG TCTCTGCAGGTGGTGAGCGGTCTCTTCAGTGTTGGAGTGGGAATACTTTTTGCAGTAACCCAGGAGATGCAACAATCCTTTCTCACGCTGTTCAGACTTTCCCACCTGACCGGAGCCCTT TTCATCATTGCTGGAGTTGTTTCCAACCTGTTGTTCAAATATCCAGTATTACTACCT GTGTCCCTGGTGGTCAACAGCGGCTGTATTGTTATCGCTGCATTTTCAGCTTGTCTGATCAGTGTGGACCTGGCTCACTGGAGTTCAGAAAATGAACAACATTTGAGG ATGGAGGTGCTGGAACTTTGTGTGTTGGGGCTCGAAGTTTCTCTCTCTGCAATCCTTTGCTTCTGGTTCTCAAAAGTGAAACACACCAGATCTCCATGA